Proteins co-encoded in one Arachis hypogaea cultivar Tifrunner chromosome 13, arahy.Tifrunner.gnm2.J5K5, whole genome shotgun sequence genomic window:
- the LOC140178109 gene encoding uncharacterized protein, with product MIYKFKQLLSEGQVYVMKLFSVVPNQGSYRATRHQFKLIFQFRTTVRDAICDFIPKSALTISPFTELLETKEDSDFLVDVVGLLVSVSEEKEYDKDGKKMKMAVMELAENDHRIRCALFGEYVDELNRFLSSGYAEQPVVILQLAKVKVFRGRVGL from the exons ATGATTTACAAGTTCAAACAACTTCTCTCCGAGGGTCAAGTATATGTAATGAAGCTCTTCTCTGTTGTGCCAAACCAAGGATCTTATAGGGCCACTAGGCATCAGTTTAAGTTGATTTTCCAGTTCAGGACCACTGTTAGGGATGCTATCTGCGATTTTATTCCAAAATCTGCTCTTACAATCTCTCCATTCACTGAACTTTTGGAAACCAAAGAGGATTCCGATTTCTTAGTTG aTGTGGTGGGTCTGTTGGTCTCTGTGTCGGAAGAGAAAGAATATGATAAAGAtggaaagaagatgaagatggcTGTGATGGAACTTGCTGAAAATGA TCACAGGATTCGGTGTGCCTTATTTGGTGAATATGTTGACGAACTTAATCGATTTCTGTCTTCTGGGTATGCTGAACAACCAGTTGTGATTTTACAGCTTGCCAAAGTTAAGGTTTTTAGAG gtagAGTTGGACTTTAG